A genomic stretch from Candidatus Hydrogenisulfobacillus filiaventi includes:
- a CDS encoding Amidohydrolase: MWALVNVQLRDGTGLALERGGILVDDQGRIAAVEPGLVPPAGAAVVDGGGLLCLPGFIDAHSHIGLTTAGETLGWQDVNEETDPVTADIRALDGINPADPDLAVALAHGVTAAFVTPGSANVIGGLGATVRLWGAGVEEMLLVPAAGMKAALGENPVRVHGREHHRRPATRPGTAAVLREWLERARRYAADPPRGAREWDPRLEALGMVIRREVPLRVHCHRADDIRTAHRLAREFRLRWVIDHGTEAHRLVEEIRTWEVPVVTGPSFATRSKAELRDMGFHTPARLAAAGVPVAIASDHPVVPSAYLGVYAGLAVAEGMPYGAALAALTTVAAEVTGVGDRLGRLERGYDADLVLWEGDPLASLQARVKAVWLAGRLVHEG; encoded by the coding sequence GTGTGGGCGCTGGTCAATGTGCAGCTCCGGGACGGGACCGGTCTTGCCCTGGAGCGCGGCGGAATCCTGGTGGATGACCAGGGGCGCATCGCGGCGGTGGAGCCGGGGCTGGTGCCGCCGGCAGGGGCGGCGGTGGTGGATGGCGGAGGGCTGTTGTGCCTGCCCGGCTTCATCGATGCCCACAGTCATATCGGCCTCACCACGGCGGGGGAGACGCTGGGCTGGCAGGACGTCAATGAGGAGACCGACCCGGTGACCGCCGACATCCGGGCCCTGGACGGCATCAATCCCGCCGACCCCGACCTGGCCGTCGCCCTGGCCCATGGGGTGACCGCCGCCTTTGTCACTCCGGGGTCGGCCAACGTCATCGGCGGCCTGGGGGCGACGGTGCGGCTGTGGGGGGCCGGGGTGGAGGAGATGCTGCTGGTGCCGGCGGCGGGGATGAAGGCCGCCCTGGGCGAAAACCCGGTCCGGGTGCACGGGCGGGAGCACCACCGGCGGCCGGCCACCCGGCCCGGCACGGCCGCCGTGCTGCGGGAATGGCTGGAGCGGGCCCGGCGCTATGCCGCCGACCCGCCCCGGGGGGCCCGGGAGTGGGACCCGCGCCTGGAGGCCCTGGGCATGGTCATCCGGCGCGAGGTTCCCCTGCGCGTGCACTGCCATCGGGCCGATGACATCCGCACTGCCCATCGTCTCGCACGGGAATTCCGCCTGCGCTGGGTCATCGACCACGGGACCGAGGCCCATCGCCTGGTGGAGGAAATCCGGACCTGGGAGGTGCCGGTGGTGACCGGCCCTTCCTTCGCCACCCGCTCCAAGGCCGAACTGCGCGACATGGGCTTCCACACCCCCGCTCGCCTGGCCGCGGCCGGGGTACCGGTGGCCATCGCCAGCGACCATCCGGTGGTGCCGTCCGCCTACCTCGGGGTCTACGCCGGGCTGGCGGTGGCGGAAGGCATGCCCTACGGGGCCGCCCTGGCCGCGCTGACCACCGTGGCGGCGGAGGTGACGGGCGTGGGCGACCGCCTGGGCCGGCTGGAGCGCGGCTACGACGCCGACCTGGTGCTGTGGGAGGGCGACCCTCTGGCCAGCCTGCAGGCCCGGGTCAAGGCGGTTTGGCTGGCGGGGCGGCTGGTGCATGAAGGCTGA
- the udg gene encoding Type-4 uracil-DNA glycosylase — protein sequence MATGTFSLEMHLARLEAAHDLAELREVVRRCEACPLARMGHGPTFGEGVPGSALLLIGEAPGEEEDRQGRPFVGRAGQLLDRILEAAGFSRTRNVYITNVVKCRPPGNRVPTPAEQAACRPNLLAELRRLHPRIVVLLGRTALGAMLKTRQGITQARGHWVEHNGVWLLPTYHPAALLRNPALKTVVWDDFRAVVAKYREVVDPGHQGPAV from the coding sequence ATGGCCACCGGTACTTTTTCCCTGGAGATGCACCTGGCCCGGCTGGAGGCGGCGCACGACCTGGCGGAGCTGCGCGAGGTGGTGCGCCGCTGTGAAGCCTGCCCCCTGGCCCGCATGGGGCACGGTCCCACCTTCGGGGAGGGCGTGCCCGGGAGCGCCTTGCTGCTCATCGGGGAGGCGCCGGGGGAGGAGGAGGACCGCCAGGGCCGGCCCTTTGTGGGGCGGGCGGGACAGCTCCTGGACCGTATCCTGGAGGCGGCCGGCTTCAGCCGTACCCGCAATGTCTATATCACCAACGTCGTCAAGTGCCGGCCGCCCGGCAACCGGGTCCCCACGCCGGCCGAACAGGCCGCGTGCCGCCCTAACCTGCTGGCCGAGCTGCGCCGGCTGCATCCCCGCATCGTGGTGCTGTTGGGGCGCACCGCCCTCGGCGCCATGCTGAAGACCCGGCAGGGGATAACCCAGGCCCGCGGGCACTGGGTGGAACATAACGGGGTCTGGCTGCTGCCCACCTACCACCCGGCCGCCCTGCTGCGCAATCCGGCCCTGAAAACGGTGGTGTGGGACGATTTCCGGGCGGTGGTGGCGAAATACCGCGAGGTCGTGGACCCCGGCCACCAGGGCCCGGCGGTCTAA
- a CDS encoding Fur family transcriptional regulator — MADNEHPSFVAVWRDHLKAGGMRATPQRLAVLEALEGLSHPTAEEVFQAVTRQYPTISLATVYNTLAQLEERGLVRTVNAAGLRRFDLRTEPHFHLSCVRCHRLTDVEGPVGGAPPAPPAPGWIIDRWELIGYGLCPRCQAAEALSGNRS; from the coding sequence ATGGCGGACAACGAGCATCCGTCCTTTGTGGCGGTTTGGCGGGACCACCTGAAGGCGGGCGGCATGCGGGCCACGCCGCAGCGGCTGGCGGTGCTGGAGGCCCTGGAGGGGCTTTCGCACCCCACGGCCGAGGAGGTCTTTCAGGCCGTGACCCGGCAGTATCCCACCATCAGCCTGGCCACCGTCTATAACACCCTGGCCCAACTGGAGGAGCGGGGACTGGTCCGCACGGTCAACGCCGCCGGTCTGCGCCGGTTTGACCTCCGCACCGAGCCCCACTTCCATTTGAGCTGTGTCCGCTGCCACCGGTTGACGGACGTGGAAGGGCCGGTGGGGGGAGCACCCCCCGCGCCGCCGGCGCCGGGCTGGATCATCGACCGCTGGGAGCTTATCGGATACGGCCTCTGCCCGCGCTGTCAGGCGGCCGAGGCCCTCTCCGGCAACCGGTCCTGA
- a CDS encoding Peptidase C26, protein MGAGVERVRPWVAVSMAREEPAGREQPARDWIRASYLDALYQAGAVPVPVPNLADATLLEACDGLLLTGGGDFDPAWFGAADAGTDWKGVSSARDRTELALMEAADRLGLPVFGICRGVQALAVGHGGRLIQDIPTALPESGVQHDQAAPRSQATHGVALDPSSRLAAILGRSSLQVNSFHHQAVETVPEGWVVSGRAPDGVVEAIELAGPRFVLGVQWHPESLSGDDAARRLFEAFVEACRDYRQARRTA, encoded by the coding sequence CAGGGAGCAGCCGGCGCGCGACTGGATCCGTGCCAGTTACCTGGATGCGTTGTACCAGGCGGGGGCGGTCCCGGTCCCGGTGCCGAATCTGGCGGATGCCACACTGCTGGAGGCGTGTGACGGCCTCCTGCTCACCGGCGGCGGCGACTTCGATCCCGCCTGGTTCGGGGCGGCCGACGCCGGTACCGATTGGAAAGGGGTCTCCTCCGCCCGCGACCGGACTGAACTGGCCCTGATGGAGGCCGCCGACCGCCTGGGGCTGCCGGTCTTCGGTATCTGTCGCGGGGTGCAGGCCCTGGCGGTGGGGCACGGCGGCCGTCTGATTCAGGACATTCCGACTGCGCTGCCGGAGAGCGGGGTGCAGCACGACCAGGCCGCGCCCCGGTCGCAGGCCACCCATGGGGTGGCGCTGGACCCCTCCAGCCGGCTGGCCGCCATCCTCGGGCGTAGTTCCCTCCAGGTGAACTCCTTTCACCATCAGGCGGTGGAGACCGTGCCGGAGGGATGGGTGGTCAGCGGCCGGGCGCCCGACGGGGTGGTGGAGGCCATTGAGCTGGCCGGGCCCCGGTTTGTGCTGGGGGTGCAGTGGCACCCGGAGAGCCTGAGCGGGGACGACGCCGCCCGCCGGCTGTTTGAGGCCTTTGTGGAGGCCTGCCGCGATTACCGGCAGGCGCGGCGGACCGCCTGA
- a CDS encoding conserved protein of unknown function (Evidence 4 : Unknown function but conserved in other organisms) has protein sequence MRQLTLADIKPIEAYLQERQEFRRRVIAIKKVRRVAVGPRVSVVFENVDTMRFQVQEMARIEHITDPRELEREVEVYNDLLPPGPAIGATLLIELTQQEDIPAILRDLSGIEEQVSLVFGERRVRGEPQAVRSREDTTSSIHYLTFRFEEADGARLADAGEVALEIDHPRYRHRAVLAGPTVAALVGDLLRE, from the coding sequence ATGCGACAGTTGACCCTGGCGGACATCAAGCCGATTGAGGCATATCTACAGGAACGGCAGGAATTCCGGCGTCGGGTGATCGCGATCAAGAAGGTGCGGCGGGTCGCCGTGGGGCCCCGGGTGTCGGTGGTGTTCGAGAATGTGGACACCATGCGCTTTCAGGTTCAGGAGATGGCCCGCATTGAGCACATCACCGATCCCCGGGAACTGGAGCGGGAGGTGGAGGTCTACAACGACCTGCTGCCGCCCGGACCGGCCATCGGGGCCACCCTGCTGATTGAGCTGACCCAGCAGGAGGACATTCCCGCCATCCTGCGGGACCTGTCGGGCATTGAGGAGCAGGTGAGCCTGGTCTTCGGGGAACGCCGGGTGCGCGGGGAACCGCAGGCGGTGCGGTCGCGGGAGGACACGACGAGTTCCATCCACTACCTGACCTTCCGGTTTGAGGAGGCGGATGGGGCCCGCCTGGCGGATGCCGGAGAGGTGGCGCTGGAGATCGACCATCCCCGCTACCGGCACCGGGCGGTGCTGGCGGGTCCCACGGTGGCGGCCCTGGTGGGGGACCTGCTACGCGAATAG
- a CDS encoding Rubrerythrin, producing MPKLEGTKTHENLKAAFAGESQANRRYLYFARKADVEGQPEIAGLFRDVAEGETGHAFGHMEFLEEVGDPVTGVPVGDTSQNLKSAIEGETYEYSQMYPGFAKQAREEGFDEIAEWFETLARAEKSHAGRFQKGLESLAG from the coding sequence ATGCCGAAGCTGGAAGGCACCAAGACCCACGAGAACCTCAAGGCCGCATTCGCCGGCGAATCCCAGGCCAACCGCCGTTACCTGTATTTCGCCCGCAAAGCGGACGTGGAGGGGCAGCCGGAGATTGCGGGCCTGTTCCGGGATGTGGCGGAAGGGGAGACCGGCCACGCCTTCGGGCACATGGAGTTCCTGGAGGAGGTCGGCGACCCGGTGACCGGGGTGCCGGTCGGGGACACCTCCCAGAACCTGAAGAGCGCCATTGAAGGCGAGACCTACGAGTACAGCCAGATGTACCCCGGCTTCGCCAAGCAGGCCCGGGAAGAGGGTTTCGATGAAATCGCGGAATGGTTCGAGACCCTGGCCCGGGCGGAGAAGAGCCACGCCGGCCGCTTCCAGAAGGGGCTGGAGAGCCTGGCGGGCTAA
- a CDS encoding Ferredoxin produces MEYNPRAEAYWDAAALETDMKAAFAICNGCRLCYNLCPAFPSLFRAVEGHDDAVEALTGSELEQVADLCYQCKLCFVKCPYVPPHPFDLDFPRLMLRYKAVRARRQGIGRTDRFLGDPERVGRLGHLAPGLANWGNRNPTLRRAMARILGIDPRRRLPRFPAVRFSEWLQRQRGAAALTRAAQEAADADVVIFTTCTVEYHEPGIGQAALAVLAHNGIRAAVPEGQRCCGMPALDGGDIAAATAKARANVELLAPYARAGKKILALQPTCAMVLKQEYRFLLGTPEAEAVAAATEDITEYLARALKEGRLKREFPRAPARLTYHLSCHTKAQGLNRAGRDLLSATGAQVTMVDHCAGIDGTWGLKAAFYDESQKVAAKMTAAFRKAHEVAACGDCALAGLQIQVATDRPPRHPVEILAEAYGLTGADAAEGQGREVRNATVDPGGHQAD; encoded by the coding sequence ATGGAATACAACCCCCGGGCGGAGGCGTACTGGGACGCCGCTGCCCTGGAAACGGACATGAAAGCCGCATTTGCCATCTGCAACGGCTGCCGCCTGTGTTACAATCTGTGCCCGGCCTTTCCCAGCCTTTTCCGGGCGGTGGAAGGGCATGACGATGCGGTCGAGGCCCTCACCGGCAGCGAGCTGGAGCAGGTGGCCGACCTCTGCTATCAATGCAAGCTGTGCTTTGTGAAATGCCCGTATGTCCCGCCGCATCCCTTCGACCTGGACTTCCCGCGCCTGATGCTGCGGTACAAGGCGGTGCGTGCCCGCCGTCAGGGCATCGGGCGCACCGACCGGTTCCTGGGCGACCCCGAACGGGTCGGCCGCCTGGGGCACCTGGCCCCGGGTCTGGCGAACTGGGGCAACCGCAACCCGACCCTGCGCCGGGCCATGGCCCGCATCCTGGGCATCGACCCCCGGCGCCGGCTGCCCCGGTTTCCGGCGGTGCGGTTTTCGGAATGGCTGCAGCGGCAACGGGGAGCGGCGGCCCTGACCCGGGCGGCCCAGGAGGCGGCGGATGCCGATGTCGTCATCTTTACCACCTGTACGGTGGAATACCATGAACCGGGGATCGGTCAGGCGGCGTTGGCGGTGCTGGCGCACAACGGCATCCGGGCCGCGGTGCCGGAGGGGCAGCGCTGCTGCGGGATGCCGGCGCTGGACGGGGGCGACATCGCCGCCGCCACGGCCAAGGCCCGCGCCAACGTGGAGCTGCTGGCGCCCTACGCGCGGGCCGGCAAGAAGATCCTGGCCCTGCAGCCCACCTGTGCCATGGTGTTGAAGCAGGAATACCGGTTCCTGCTGGGCACCCCGGAGGCGGAAGCGGTGGCGGCCGCCACCGAGGACATCACCGAGTACCTGGCGCGGGCCCTGAAGGAGGGGCGGCTGAAACGGGAGTTCCCCCGGGCTCCGGCGCGGCTTACCTATCACCTCTCCTGTCACACCAAGGCCCAGGGGCTGAACCGGGCGGGACGCGACCTGCTCTCGGCTACCGGGGCCCAGGTGACGATGGTGGACCACTGCGCCGGCATCGACGGCACCTGGGGGCTGAAGGCGGCCTTTTACGACGAGTCGCAGAAGGTGGCGGCCAAGATGACGGCGGCCTTCCGCAAGGCGCACGAGGTGGCCGCCTGCGGGGACTGCGCCCTGGCCGGGCTGCAGATCCAGGTGGCGACCGACCGGCCGCCCCGCCATCCGGTGGAGATCCTGGCGGAGGCTTACGGGTTGACCGGGGCGGACGCGGCGGAAGGACAGGGAAGGGAGGTCCGGAATGCGACAGTTGACCCTGGCGGACATCAAGCCGATTGA